One genomic region from Spirulina subsalsa PCC 9445 encodes:
- the sipA gene encoding regulatory protein SipA, with the protein MTPNFPIGTRVRLISRPPYFKTADPMPMLRPPDLIKIGEEGIVMDRRPGDYWVIRFNRGAVLLEAQYLELAPPVFPESEG; encoded by the coding sequence ATGACCCCAAATTTCCCCATCGGAACCCGTGTCCGTCTCATCAGTCGTCCTCCCTATTTCAAAACGGCCGACCCCATGCCCATGTTACGCCCCCCCGATTTAATTAAAATTGGGGAGGAGGGGATTGTCATGGATCGTCGTCCGGGGGATTATTGGGTCATTCGTTTTAACCGGGGTGCGGTGTTATTAGAAGCCCAATATTTGGAACTTGCTCCCCCGGTTTTCCCGGAGTCCGAGGGGTAA